A stretch of Aureispira sp. CCB-E DNA encodes these proteins:
- a CDS encoding choice-of-anchor V domain-containing protein produces the protein MKLRFIYILAFSIFATYVLQSKRLGLAAQFGIDRTGSPIANGTNCGSCHSGALNNVTLTVRVKDSGGSVVTSYIPGDTYTVEFDIASNFGFSRGFQAVALTSSNAQAGTFSNPQTNTQISTIGSRQYVEHSSPALTANNFVFIASWTAPAIGTGNVTIYSDGIVGNGNNATSGDDPAGPVSVVLTEQAAASIDYSQASYCQGSADPTPVITGTSGGSFSASPVGLSLNTTSGQIDLSASTPNTYTVTYTYATGTATDVVTVVATDDASFTYSKSSYCVNESDPTPTITGLAGGSFQASPAGLVINGSTGEIDVSASAIGSYSVGYITNGPCPTVGTFAISITSIDDATFSYANSSYCQNQNDPTPTAVTSGGSYSSTLGLAINSNTGQIDLSASTAGTYTVTYTTTGSCSNNSTQAITINAADNAGFSYSSSSYCQNGSDPTPAITGLSGGSFSSTSGLSINSNTGQIDLSASTVGTYTVTYTTSGTCPNSTTQAVTVNALDNAGFSYSSSSYCQNGSDPTPTITGLGGGSFSSTSGLSINSNTGQIDLSASTAGTYTVTYTTSGICPNTATQSVVVNATDNAGFNYSSPSYCQNANDPTPTITGLGGGSFSSTSGLSINSNTGQIDLSASTAGTYVVTYATSGTCPNSTTQTVVINALDNPTFAYSSSAYCKNNNDPTPTIAGAGGGTFSSTTGLSINSSTGQIDLSASTAGTYTIMYTTAGPCPTSSTDLITINNVDNANFSYSNTAYCQNANDPTPTITGSGGGTFSSTSGLSINNNTGQIDLSASVAGTYTVIYTTSGPCPNSSNVAVTITALDNAGFNYSSSSYCQNGSDPTPTITGLTGGTFSSASGLAININTGTIDVSASTAGTYTIFYSTQGTCPNNSTQTVTITPTDNSSFSYSSVSYCQNGSDPSPSIAGTTGGTFTSTAGLAINATSGQIDVSASNTGTYNVTYTTNGSCPSTTTVTVTITAADNASFTYGGNTFCQNGTDPTPTGSLAGGVWSATAGLVINSGTGTIDLSASTAGTYNVTYTTNGPCPNSNSATITITATDNASFSYNATSACQNGTDLTATVTGLAGGAFTSTTGLSINGNTGQIDVSASTVGTYVVTYTTNGSCPNTATATITIDAADDASFTYGGATFCQNAVDPTPTVNLAGGTFSSTTGLSINGNTGQIDVSASTAGSYVVTYTTNGTCPSSSTQNITITTTGNSSFNYSSTSYCLNGNNPTPTITGNPGGSFSSTSGLAIDGTTGTIDLANTTAGTYTVTYSVTGSCPSSSTASVTILTIDDASFSYSAASACQNGTDLVATVTGLAGGTFTSTTGLAINSNSGLIDVSASTAGSYTVTYTTNGTCPNTSTSSVVIMATDNASFTYGGNTFCQNGIDPTPTGGLSGGVWSAGGGLVINSSTGTIDVSSATAGTYNVTYTTNGPCPNSNTIFITITDADDASFSYNAVSACQNGSNLVATITGLSGGTFTSTTGLSIDGTTGEIDVAASTAGTYNVTYTTNGPCPNSALVSITIEATDDASFTYGGATFCQNAADPIPTVNLSGGTFTVLPAGLMVNSATGEIDVSASAVGTYDLTYTTNGPCPSSSTLSVTITATGDASFNYSTANYCQNATNPIPTITGNPGGTFTSTTGLILNGTTGEIDLAASTVGTYTVTYAVTGSCPSSSSNAVTILAADVATFGYTDTTICLNIGVNPIISVTGVSAGTYTASSSGLVFANTTTGEIDLAASVAGNYVVTYTSNGNCPAIETVNVDLSICGGTQTLVLEDAYALFPNPNIGRFTIENKGTSGDVILRVRDVYGKVIYMQEAYWDKKEQYTIDVPNIVGGMYWVEIQKGMSSKVLKMIVAE, from the coding sequence ATGAAACTAAGATTTATTTACATTTTAGCATTCTCCATCTTTGCCACCTATGTCCTACAAAGCAAACGATTGGGGTTAGCGGCTCAATTTGGTATAGACCGAACGGGAAGCCCAATAGCAAATGGAACCAATTGTGGTTCTTGTCATAGTGGAGCCTTGAATAACGTAACGCTTACTGTCAGGGTTAAAGATAGTGGAGGAAGTGTTGTCACTTCATATATTCCAGGAGATACATATACTGTAGAGTTTGATATAGCAAGTAATTTTGGTTTTTCAAGAGGTTTTCAAGCTGTTGCCTTGACAAGTTCCAATGCTCAAGCAGGAACCTTTTCGAATCCCCAAACCAATACGCAAATATCTACAATTGGCTCTAGACAGTATGTAGAACACAGTAGCCCAGCTTTGACAGCAAATAACTTTGTGTTTATTGCCTCTTGGACAGCACCTGCCATTGGGACAGGGAATGTTACTATCTACTCAGATGGGATTGTTGGAAATGGTAATAATGCAACCTCTGGAGACGATCCAGCAGGACCTGTTTCTGTAGTTCTGACAGAACAAGCGGCAGCAAGTATTGATTATAGCCAAGCTTCTTATTGCCAGGGCTCTGCTGATCCGACGCCAGTAATTACAGGAACGTCAGGAGGAAGTTTTTCGGCTTCACCTGTTGGACTTAGTTTGAATACAACAAGTGGGCAAATAGATTTGAGTGCATCAACACCCAATACTTATACCGTAACATATACCTATGCAACAGGAACCGCAACGGATGTTGTTACCGTTGTAGCGACAGATGATGCTTCGTTTACATATAGCAAATCTTCTTATTGTGTTAATGAATCGGATCCGACACCAACTATTACGGGGTTGGCGGGAGGAAGTTTTCAGGCTTCTCCAGCAGGTTTAGTGATTAATGGTTCGACTGGTGAAATTGATGTATCGGCTTCAGCTATTGGCTCTTATTCGGTAGGGTATATCACGAATGGACCATGTCCAACTGTTGGAACATTTGCAATATCAATTACTAGTATTGATGATGCTACTTTTTCGTATGCCAACAGTAGTTATTGCCAAAATCAAAACGATCCTACACCAACTGCTGTTACTTCAGGGGGAAGTTATAGTAGTACACTTGGCTTAGCGATTAATAGCAATACAGGGCAGATAGATTTAAGTGCCTCAACAGCGGGAACTTATACCGTTACCTATACCACAACAGGTTCTTGTTCTAATAATTCTACACAGGCTATTACTATCAATGCGGCAGACAATGCAGGGTTTAGTTATTCTTCGTCTTCGTATTGTCAAAATGGAAGTGACCCGACACCAGCAATTACAGGCTTAAGTGGTGGTTCTTTTAGTAGTACGTCAGGCTTGTCCATCAACAGCAATACAGGGCAGATAGATTTGAGTGCCTCAACTGTAGGGACTTATACTGTGACTTATACGACCTCTGGGACTTGCCCGAATAGTACTACTCAAGCAGTAACAGTAAATGCTTTGGACAATGCAGGGTTTAGTTATTCTTCGTCTTCGTATTGTCAAAACGGGAGTGACCCGACGCCAACGATTACAGGTTTAGGCGGCGGTTCTTTTAGTAGCACGTCAGGTTTATCCATTAATAGCAATACAGGGCAGATAGATTTGAGTGCCTCAACGGCAGGAACTTATACCGTGACCTATACCACATCTGGAATCTGTCCGAATACTGCCACCCAATCAGTAGTTGTTAACGCTACGGATAATGCAGGATTTAATTATTCCTCGCCTTCGTATTGCCAAAACGCCAACGACCCGACACCAACGATTACAGGTTTAGGTGGAGGTTCTTTTAGCAGTACGTCAGGTTTGTCTATTAATAGTAATACTGGTCAAATAGATTTAAGTGCGTCAACCGCAGGAACCTATGTTGTGACATATGCGACATCGGGAACTTGTCCGAATAGCACCACGCAGACGGTTGTTATTAATGCCTTAGATAACCCCACATTTGCATATAGTTCGTCTGCTTATTGTAAAAATAACAATGATCCAACCCCAACAATTGCAGGAGCAGGAGGTGGCACATTTAGTAGCACAACAGGCTTGTCGATTAACAGCAGTACAGGACAAATCGACTTGAGTGCATCAACCGCAGGAACTTATACTATAATGTATACAACCGCAGGACCTTGTCCTACTAGTTCGACAGATTTAATTACAATTAATAATGTTGATAATGCTAATTTTTCATATAGCAATACTGCTTATTGTCAAAATGCTAACGATCCGACGCCAACGATTACAGGCTCAGGTGGTGGTACATTTAGTAGCACATCAGGTTTGTCTATTAACAACAATACAGGACAAATTGATTTGAGTGCATCCGTAGCAGGAACCTATACTGTAATTTACACGACTTCAGGTCCTTGTCCGAATAGTTCGAATGTAGCTGTTACGATTACTGCTTTAGATAATGCAGGGTTTAACTATAGTTCTTCTTCTTATTGTCAGAATGGAAGTGATCCGACCCCAACGATAACAGGGTTAACAGGAGGAACATTTAGTAGTGCATCTGGTTTGGCAATCAATATTAATACAGGAACTATAGACGTCTCTGCTTCAACGGCGGGAACGTATACAATTTTTTATAGCACACAAGGTACCTGCCCTAACAATTCAACGCAAACAGTTACAATAACTCCAACGGATAATTCATCATTTAGCTATTCTTCGGTTTCTTATTGTCAAAATGGAAGTGACCCTAGTCCTAGTATTGCAGGAACAACAGGAGGTACCTTTACAAGCACCGCAGGTTTGGCTATTAACGCTACTAGCGGGCAAATAGATGTTTCAGCATCTAATACAGGAACCTATAACGTGACCTACACCACCAACGGATCATGTCCATCGACTACGACCGTAACTGTGACGATTACAGCTGCAGATAATGCTTCGTTTACTTATGGTGGCAATACTTTTTGTCAGAATGGAACCGATCCCACGCCAACAGGAAGTTTGGCAGGAGGTGTTTGGTCGGCAACAGCAGGTCTGGTAATCAATTCAGGAACTGGTACGATAGATTTGAGTGCCTCAACGGCAGGAACTTATAATGTAACCTATACGACGAATGGACCTTGTCCAAATTCTAATAGTGCGACTATAACGATTACGGCAACAGACAATGCTTCGTTCTCATACAATGCGACAAGTGCTTGTCAAAATGGGACAGACCTTACGGCAACAGTAACAGGTTTGGCAGGAGGTGCCTTTACAAGTACTACAGGCTTATCCATTAATGGAAATACAGGGCAGATAGATGTAAGTGCTTCGACAGTAGGAACCTATGTGGTGACTTATACTACGAATGGATCATGCCCCAATACAGCAACAGCAACGATTACAATTGATGCAGCTGATGACGCATCATTTACTTATGGTGGAGCAACTTTTTGTCAGAACGCAGTAGACCCAACACCTACGGTAAACTTGGCTGGGGGAACGTTTTCAAGTACCACAGGCTTATCCATTAATGGAAATACAGGGCAAATAGATGTTTCAGCCTCAACAGCGGGCTCTTATGTTGTCACTTATACCACCAATGGCACCTGCCCAAGTTCAAGTACACAAAATATTACAATAACGACAACAGGAAACTCTTCTTTTAATTATTCTAGTACTAGTTATTGTTTGAATGGAAACAATCCTACGCCAACTATTACAGGAAATCCTGGAGGAAGCTTTAGCAGCACATCAGGTTTGGCTATAGATGGAACAACAGGTACGATTGATTTAGCAAACACCACAGCAGGTACGTATACTGTTACCTATAGTGTAACAGGAAGTTGTCCGAGTTCAAGTACAGCAAGTGTAACGATTCTAACAATCGATGATGCTTCTTTCTCTTACAGTGCAGCTAGTGCTTGTCAAAATGGAACTGATCTAGTAGCGACAGTGACAGGACTAGCAGGAGGAACATTTACAAGTACAACAGGGTTAGCTATAAACAGCAACAGCGGTTTGATTGATGTTTCTGCTTCAACAGCAGGTAGCTATACTGTGACCTATACTACTAACGGAACTTGCCCCAATACCTCGACAAGTTCAGTAGTAATTATGGCGACTGATAATGCTTCATTTACTTATGGTGGTAATACTTTTTGCCAAAATGGAATCGATCCTACTCCAACAGGAGGTTTGTCGGGAGGCGTATGGTCCGCAGGAGGAGGATTAGTGATCAATTCTAGTACAGGAACCATAGATGTTTCTAGTGCAACAGCAGGAACCTATAATGTGACGTATACAACAAATGGACCCTGTCCAAATTCAAATACAATATTCATCACAATTACTGATGCAGATGATGCTTCTTTTTCTTATAATGCAGTTAGTGCTTGTCAGAATGGAAGTAATTTGGTAGCAACAATAACTGGTTTGTCAGGTGGTACTTTTACGAGCACGACAGGGCTTTCTATTGATGGAACAACAGGCGAAATTGATGTAGCTGCCTCGACAGCAGGAACCTACAATGTGACGTATACAACAAATGGTCCCTGCCCCAATTCTGCCTTAGTGAGCATTACTATTGAGGCTACAGACGATGCTTCGTTTACGTATGGCGGAGCGACATTCTGCCAAAATGCGGCAGACCCAATTCCTACAGTTAATTTGTCAGGAGGTACTTTTACCGTACTTCCAGCAGGCTTAATGGTTAATTCAGCGACAGGAGAAATTGACGTTTCTGCTTCTGCTGTGGGGACTTATGATTTAACTTACACAACAAATGGCCCCTGTCCAAGTTCTAGTACCTTATCAGTGACAATTACAGCGACAGGTGATGCTTCATTTAATTATAGTACTGCGAATTATTGTCAAAATGCGACCAATCCAATTCCAACAATTACAGGAAATCCAGGAGGAACCTTTACTAGTACTACTGGTTTGATCTTAAATGGAACAACGGGAGAAATTGATTTGGCGGCATCTACAGTAGGAACTTACACCGTTACTTATGCTGTAACAGGAAGTTGTCCAAGCTCAAGTAGCAATGCGGTTACGATTTTGGCAGCTGATGTCGCTACATTTGGTTATACAGATACAACCATTTGTTTGAATATCGGGGTTAACCCAATCATTAGCGTAACAGGTGTTAGTGCAGGAACCTATACAGCCAGTTCTAGTGGTTTGGTCTTTGCAAATACAACGACAGGAGAAATTGATTTGGCGGCATCGGTAGCAGGTAACTATGTGGTGACTTATACTAGCAATGGAAATTGCCCCGCAATAGAAACGGTTAATGTAGATCTTTCGATTTGTGGAGGAACGCAAACTTTAGTTCTTGAAGATGCTTATGCGCTATTTCCTAACCCTAACATAGGACGTTTTACAATTGAAAACAAAGGAACATCTGGCGATGTGATCCTGAGAGTTCGAGATGTGTATGGAAAGGTGATTTATATGCAAGAAGCTTACTGGGATAAGAAGGAACAATACACGATCGATGTACCCAATATTGTCGGGGGAATGTACTGGGTGGAAATACAAAAAGGAATGTCTTCGAAGGTACTTAAAATGATTGTTGCGGAGTAA
- a CDS encoding choice-of-anchor V domain-containing protein: protein MKTQLLGVLFFGVACLFILQSASGGRAAIGGQDRTGAPGALGTNCTACHANNGAFSNPQINITVSDASGTAVTSYVPGDTYTISFNVTSGGTPSGYGMQAVILDAANANAGDFLTTTTSNTQLSSISNGREFVEHQGRSGTGVFTATWEAPATGTGAVTVYGIGMAVNGSGTAGDNTSPTEQVVLSESTVSPVNDLNREEASFDIFPIPNDGSFVFTNKGESGPITIQVYNMEGRSVYSENVILNHGVSHSIYCKNLVSGIYVVEMQGVKTRQTQQMIVQ from the coding sequence ATGAAAACACAATTACTAGGAGTTCTATTTTTCGGGGTTGCTTGTTTATTTATTCTTCAAAGTGCATCAGGAGGACGTGCAGCTATAGGTGGTCAAGATAGAACAGGAGCACCAGGGGCATTAGGCACTAATTGTACTGCTTGTCATGCCAACAACGGGGCTTTTTCTAATCCCCAAATTAATATCACTGTAAGCGATGCTTCAGGAACAGCTGTAACAAGTTACGTACCAGGAGATACCTATACAATAAGCTTTAATGTAACTAGTGGAGGAACACCTAGTGGGTATGGTATGCAAGCTGTAATTTTAGATGCTGCAAATGCTAATGCAGGAGATTTCTTGACAACAACAACATCGAATACACAACTATCGTCTATTAGTAATGGTAGAGAGTTTGTAGAGCATCAAGGAAGAAGCGGAACAGGTGTTTTTACTGCAACTTGGGAAGCGCCTGCGACAGGAACAGGAGCCGTTACAGTGTATGGAATTGGAATGGCTGTAAATGGTTCAGGTACCGCAGGTGACAATACTTCTCCAACAGAACAAGTAGTATTATCAGAAAGTACTGTTAGTCCTGTCAATGATTTGAATAGAGAAGAGGCTAGTTTTGATATTTTTCCTATTCCTAATGATGGTTCTTTTGTGTTTACCAATAAAGGGGAGTCTGGACCGATTACAATTCAAGTGTATAATATGGAAGGACGTTCTGTTTACTCAGAAAATGTAATCCTAAATCATGGTGTTTCTCATTCTATTTATTGCAAAAACTTAGTGTCAGGAATCTATGTTGTTGAGATGCAAGGAGTGAAAACTCGCCAAACACAACAAATGATTGTACAATAA
- a CDS encoding CDC27 family protein: MPRCHFALWTLFISIFGSGTTSVCGQVIITLEDSLLFKQCATLPITTPNYTFSCPTNRRYWEDEFVKEEKQAITELLKAFEKSPTDHQLAISIARNYQSVRDTSKYKTYLTYAYQQCLQQYKQFPDSFEIVRNLVHVLEEEQNFQEAVTLLNQYVAKHSKDIRALTQYALQLSNHGAIQKARFVLEEAYLLAPKHSEIYFAAMIVEFNNVILQVKKLASCPKPPLKKINAISIEDKFFKKAIANQRITSAEVGLDAANIFAIFHRTILKVPNKKIGKENIAITLTPSDAKLLRKIERSVQKQLQSSIKIPAFVYPTLCVIKILQGKTNDAVQVFKNSGSILAQNTDLLRLLALSYCLQLDYDNAILFLRKTISIVPNSLDLYTLGCLYVYQNQLEKACNIFDQARNINPLNKKNVCAKAAIYIQQGDFEKAYNLVDSYPSFLKDDIDSFHLNYFTALLSLTKGNKNDAFKRLKAIHAQSEYKENAKKLLAHFFKAEEEK, encoded by the coding sequence ATGCCTCGATGTCATTTTGCGCTCTGGACGCTGTTCATTAGCATTTTTGGGAGCGGCACCACTTCCGTTTGTGGACAGGTTATCATTACACTAGAAGATAGCCTCTTATTTAAACAATGTGCGACACTTCCTATAACGACACCCAACTATACTTTTTCTTGCCCTACTAACAGGAGATATTGGGAGGATGAATTTGTAAAAGAAGAAAAGCAAGCCATTACAGAACTTCTAAAAGCCTTTGAAAAATCTCCTACTGATCACCAACTAGCCATCAGCATTGCTCGCAACTACCAATCCGTTCGTGATACCTCTAAGTATAAGACATACCTAACCTACGCCTATCAACAATGTTTGCAACAGTACAAGCAGTTTCCTGATAGCTTTGAAATTGTACGCAACCTTGTCCATGTGCTAGAAGAAGAGCAAAACTTTCAAGAAGCCGTAACTCTTTTAAATCAATATGTCGCCAAGCACTCCAAAGACATTCGTGCATTGACTCAATATGCCTTGCAGCTATCTAATCACGGAGCAATACAAAAAGCTAGATTTGTTCTAGAAGAAGCCTACTTACTAGCTCCTAAGCATTCAGAAATCTATTTTGCAGCCATGATAGTGGAGTTCAATAATGTTATCCTTCAAGTCAAAAAGCTAGCTTCTTGCCCCAAGCCGCCATTAAAAAAAATTAATGCCATTTCCATTGAAGATAAATTTTTCAAAAAAGCAATTGCCAACCAAAGGATTACATCAGCCGAAGTGGGCTTAGATGCAGCCAATATATTTGCAATTTTTCATAGAACTATATTAAAAGTACCCAACAAAAAAATTGGCAAAGAAAACATTGCTATTACTCTCACTCCTTCTGATGCCAAGTTATTGCGCAAAATTGAAAGAAGTGTTCAAAAACAGTTACAAAGTAGCATTAAGATCCCTGCGTTTGTTTACCCAACCCTATGTGTCATTAAAATTTTACAAGGTAAAACCAATGATGCCGTTCAAGTATTCAAAAATAGTGGTTCTATTTTAGCACAAAATACAGATTTGTTGCGCTTATTAGCTTTAAGTTATTGCCTACAATTAGATTATGATAATGCCATATTATTTTTAAGAAAAACCATCTCTATTGTCCCCAATTCCTTGGATTTATATACATTGGGATGCTTGTATGTTTATCAAAATCAATTAGAAAAAGCTTGTAATATTTTTGACCAAGCAAGAAATATAAACCCACTAAATAAAAAAAACGTTTGTGCAAAAGCTGCCATATACATCCAACAAGGAGACTTTGAGAAAGCCTACAATTTAGTTGATTCTTATCCTAGTTTTCTAAAAGATGATATTGACTCTTTTCACTTGAATTATTTTACCGCATTGCTTAGCTTGACCAAAGGAAATAAAAATGATGCTTTTAAACGACTAAAAGCCATCCATGCGCAGAGCGAATACAAAGAAAATGCTAAAAAACTATTAGCACACTTTTTTAAAGCAGAAGAAGAAAAGTAA
- a CDS encoding DUF481 domain-containing protein yields MKIFSTFILITLLSGTLSAQILNADRFGAKLDSTTTFKALFDVGFTIQKQIDLIFSFDSKLDLSYYYKRSLFVLIGNFKLFRSGSTNILNGGFAHGRVRILKDNWVHPEFFGQYQLDGIRGMETRVLGGGNLRFILTEYDQGHLHLGLGAMYEFERWNYSAIPSSITIADETPIENHFIKLNCYLSFTQKIKELAYFQVTAYFQARPDSFIRYPRISLNGKMTFKFTKNIHFAIIYNLFYDALPPVPIDHLYFSFINKLTFSF; encoded by the coding sequence ATGAAAATTTTTAGCACCTTTATTTTAATAACGTTACTCAGTGGAACCCTCTCTGCACAAATCCTAAATGCAGATCGTTTTGGTGCCAAACTAGATTCCACCACTACCTTTAAAGCCCTATTCGATGTTGGATTTACCATACAAAAACAAATAGATTTAATTTTTTCATTCGATAGCAAATTAGACTTATCCTATTATTACAAAAGAAGCCTTTTTGTATTAATTGGCAATTTTAAGCTATTTAGAAGTGGAAGTACCAATATCTTGAATGGAGGTTTTGCTCATGGACGAGTTAGAATTTTAAAAGACAACTGGGTGCATCCAGAGTTTTTTGGTCAATATCAACTAGATGGCATTCGAGGTATGGAAACTCGCGTATTGGGTGGTGGAAACTTACGTTTTATCCTAACAGAATATGATCAAGGACATTTGCACCTCGGCTTAGGAGCAATGTATGAATTTGAACGTTGGAATTATAGTGCCATCCCCTCATCCATTACCATTGCAGACGAAACACCTATAGAAAATCACTTTATAAAGCTCAATTGCTACCTTTCATTCACCCAAAAAATAAAGGAACTTGCTTATTTTCAAGTGACCGCTTATTTTCAAGCCCGCCCCGATAGTTTCATTCGTTATCCTAGAATTTCGCTCAATGGAAAAATGACTTTTAAGTTTACTAAAAACATTCACTTTGCCATTATTTATAACCTATTTTATGACGCCCTTCCTCCCGTTCCTATTGATCATCTTTATTTTTCTTTTATCAATAAGTTAACGTTTAGCTTTTAA